Part of the Nicotiana sylvestris chromosome 2, ASM39365v2, whole genome shotgun sequence genome, TAATAAGCTGGAGTTATAATTCGAGAAAAGTATAGTAGATACAAATTAGAAACTGCCTTACCTATCTCTATTACAATATACTGGCCTATATAGATTTATAACTAGATTTTCCAGTATAATTATCAGTAAGCAACTaaaataagaaatacaacaaTAGTTAAATCAACAAACTTTGGGTAAAATATCTTTTTTGTGAACATCCTGTATAAAATACTGGACATTATAATTCCGTATGGTACATCTCCAACAAAATATACAGGAACCCAAATAATTAGATATTTAGATGTTATACTGTTAAAAAATATAACTCCAGTATAATAAGCTGGAAATAGTTGAGTTTTTCATATAAATTAAGCAAATTTTAGCTTATTATAATGGAGTTACTGGAGTCACACaaacttccagtataatatactggaagtatCTAAGTTTTACATATTAATTTAGAAAAGTCCAGCAAATTATACTGGCGTTATGTTCTGAAGCATTCTATATTATTTATAGGTGTTTTGAACAATGTAGATTTTATTAGTTACGATTTAAATTACAGAAAAGAAGATATTTAATACAATTTAGCACAGATTAATGCATTCAGAAAATTAGACAATAACACAGATTAAAGCATTAATTGAGAGAGTTAAATCAACAAACTTTGTGTAAAAAATCTGGTTTGTGAACATCCTGTATAAAATACTGGACATTATAATTCCGCAATGAACATCTCTAACAAAATATACAGGAACCCAAATAATTAGATATATAGAAGTTATAATGTTAAAAAATATAACTccaagatcataagctggaaataaTTGAGTTTTTCATATATATTAAGCAAATTCTAGTTTATTATACTGTTGTTACTGCAGTCAAAACatacttccagtatattatactggaaatgTCTAAGTTTTACATATTAATTTAGAAAAGTCCAGCTAATTATACTGGCGTTATGTTCTGAAggattttgtattattttttgtgGTTTTGAACAATGCAGATTTTAATAGTTACGATCTAAATTACAGAAAAGAAGATATTTAATACAATTAAGCACAGATTAACGCATTGAGAAAATGTGTCAAAATAACACAGATTAAAGCATTAATTGAGAGAACTTACTTCGATTTGCAGAAAATTCGAAGAATCAAAAAATTTTACTGAGAGAATTTTCTGGTTTGAATTACAAACAGAAGAATTGTAGAGAATCACAATTAAATCTGTGGTGGTAGAAGATAGATTTAATTGAGAGAGCTTACTTCGATTTTCAGTTTAAAGCGGGAAGGTTTTGCTAAAGGAGAATATAAGGTCAAGTCGCGTAAATTTAATAAACATAGTAGGGGTATTTTAGTCAACAAATTATTACCGTGCTTAATTCGCGGCTAAATATCGTTGACTTTTAATTATATGGTTAAATTTGACTGACCAGGTGTAAAACTAACCATTTATAAATTTTCCGCGACAAACTGAAACTAACTGCCGAATTAGCTAACGTGAAGTGAAAGATAAGAATCCGGATCCGTCAGCATGTGAACTGTGAAGTCCCATTATTGAGATGAAGCTAAGTcactgttttttttcttttgcttaaaatTAGGCTCACCGTGCCACCTGTCGTCGTTCAAGCATTTACTAAGATGCTCGCCTAACTGCGTTAATCGCTAATTATTCGTCACCTGTTTCCCCCCCACCTTTTGCCTTGCCTTCCATCCGattatactttatatatatttaatcATTCGGTATTATAAATATACTGATTCAACTAACGTAGATTCGTACAAATAAGCTTACGAAACAAGGTAAAGTGCCGGAAATTTAAAGACTATAAGTAGTTACATCCTTTAAGATTTAcacttctccttttctttaagTCTTCTATTTTGAAAGCCTTTATCCCGCCGGAAATTCGATTGCAtgattgatttatttccttctaGGGCTGACATTCTAagcttttgaattttatttttacgCTAGTAGTTAATAAATGAATTAGTACAACTTGTTAGAATTCCTATTAATTACTCCACTAAATTTGGCACGATATAGACTTGACTAGAATAGATTGATTACAATAGATTCATAGAAGTGAGCCATAGCTTATATAGTATAGTACatgaataaaaaaaaactaaatagtaGTAATTGTTTTATATGCGGCCACTTTCTTAAACAAAAGTTGTATCCACTCGAAAACAAatgttttattttcctttttggaTACTTATTTGCTTTATGTGATATAGGATAAAAGTATCCAAAAAATAATTTactcaaaatttcaaaaataatcaataatATGATATCAATATTCTCCATACAAGAAAATAAGTAATAGCAATACTTTATAATAGTGCAAACTATATTTTGATAGaatattattttaaattttttatttaaacatgaattaaagaaactaacaaatattaaattaaataattcaaATTTTTTACTCCAACTTTAAATTAGTTTTCAACATTTGACATTCTTCGGAGAACAAAAATAACTTTTAGTTTCAAATATTTttaggttctctattaaaataggaataaaaaaaatacttgaaATTTACTACTCCATTTGGAAGTCCTCCATTTATTATTGTTAAGAAGCATGGGAGCGTTCGTACTGGATCCTGCCTCAACAACTAAAAGCGGCCTGAACTTCACGCGAAATTCCGCGTGACAGACAATTATATCCCACTCTTGCGCGTTAAACCGCGTGATCCTCTCGTATATATTCCCAGCAACTAACTCACAACTGAAAAAATCTCTTCCCCTTCCCTTTCCTGCTCCGTTATGGCCAAAACTCCGACCGATTCCAAAGAGCCGGCAGTTTCAACGGCGGAGATGGACGAAGTCGCGAAGGTATTCCGGAAGTTCGACACCAATGGCGACGGGAAAATCTCTCTGTCTGAGCTTGGCGCGATTCTGAATGCGCTTGGCAGTACGACATCGCCGGATGAAGTAAAGCGAATAATGTTGGAAGTTGACACTGATGGCGATGGTTTTATTGACTTGAAAGAGTTCGCAGCTTTTCACTGTCCTGGAGGAGAAACGAACGGTGATGATAGCAAGGAGCTTCGGGAGGCTTTTGACTTGTACGATAAGGACAAAAATGGCAAGATCACGGCGGCTGAATTGCATTCTGTTATGAAAAGCCTAGGAGAGAAGTGCTCGCTTAAGGATTGCCGGCGTATGATCAGCTCCGTCGACGTTGACGGCGATGGATGTGTTAACTTCGAGGAGTTTAAGAAGATGATGAGTAGGACTTGACTTTTCGATTATAAATCAACGGTAGGTTTTTTAATTGGAACCGATTTCAGAACTTTGTAGATACTCTGCCTGCTTCTCTATTGCTCTTGTTTGACAGATTTCTATTGTGCGTTTTTGCTGTCAATCAACTTTAACTGTAGTTAGTTCTCGAGAAATTCGGAAGCAGCAAAAACTTCTATGATATTGGACTATTAGGAATATATTTGCAGAAACTGTCTGTTAAGATCCAATTTGATTACTATaattcaaaaaaggaaaaaataatacttcaaaaattaaatttcatGATTTCAATTGTGTACTTGGGACTTTTACTATTAAGTCACGCGCAATCCATCTCACTTATTGCTCACCTCCTCTTGATTGGTTTTTATTGCTTTGTATTAATTGGTTGATACTTTTGGAGTGCCGCTGAAGAAATTTGTGGCTTACGAATATGCAAAGTTATTGAGAAGTGCCAAAAACCACACGGAATCGTAATCGTGTTGATAGGGCAACGCGCTAGTAGACTAGTAGTATGTACTCTGTCACTATCGGTTTTCCTCTCCGAAACGCcgtttttcattaattaaaggCGGCTGGCATATAATATTATTACTTCCGCTTGTTTGacactttttgtcatttttagtcCGTTTTCAGAGAAAATTAACTATGGAATTTTAAAAAAGTACCCTCATAAATTTAAATTTAGTTTATTTTTAATGTGGTTAGATACCCTAAACacaaaaacaaattgtttagTATAAGAGTACTCTTACTCTTTTATGTATAATTTAGTTTATGGGTGGTGATTTTGCTAGTGGAAAAATATTTCCCGCAATACATGGTAATTATGACTTTTGAATTCCTGCTGGTCCAAATCTTGTGAGGCATTTTGAATATCCCGTGGCATTGAATAGCCGCTGATATCTGAGCAACATGTGTTTACTGTCGCGTAGTATGAATTGAAGCATAAAAAGTGTCTTTTAGGAGTATTCTTTTTCTCTAATTTACTTTTTTGTGGTCAAACAGCATTGAGTGGTGAAGCCGGTTATCTTATGAACCCGAACTAACGTTATCATTATTTCTGTTGCCCTTTCTGCGGTCGCAAAGTTTGACACTTTGAAGGTTAAGACTAAACGACATTGCGCAAAACACAATAAAAAATTAATATTCGCTAGCCA contains:
- the LOC104249434 gene encoding probable calcium-binding protein CML18, which translates into the protein MAKTPTDSKEPAVSTAEMDEVAKVFRKFDTNGDGKISLSELGAILNALGSTTSPDEVKRIMLEVDTDGDGFIDLKEFAAFHCPGGETNGDDSKELREAFDLYDKDKNGKITAAELHSVMKSLGEKCSLKDCRRMISSVDVDGDGCISIVRFCCQSTLTVVSSREIRKQQKLL